The genomic interval AGAAGGTACAGGCTATACTGCAGCAGCACTTTGGCGAAGAGCTTCGTGCAGAACGATAGCAAGGGTATACCCTTCGTTGGTGAGCAGGTGCCTGTTTTTTAACATGCTTACAGTGTCCAACTACTTACTTTCATGGATGACTGCCTCTCCATAGATTAAGAAGAAGGCAGCTGTCGTAAAGCCCGAAATTTCGGGTTTCATGAAACTGTCTAAAGCTAACTAGAAGGCGTTGCTGGATTAATGGCTGTACTCACGCTTGGCTGAAGGCTTCCAGCAAGGTGCGCAAGTGCGAATCCCGTACGTATTGCTCGGCGAGGGAAGCGCTATGGGTCGTCTGCTGCAAACTCGTCAGCACCCAGTGAAATTCGCCTTCTTCCGCAGTGATGAAAGCCATCTGCCAATCGGCAAAGAAGCGCTGCGCATCGTAAGCCGTACTCAGGGTAGTCACTTGCCGGTGGCGGGGGTCACGCTGGATGCGAGCGTAGAGCAGGTCGACCTGCGCGGCTGTGCCCTCCAGCAGCTGCACAAACTGGCGGTCACTGTAGCACAGCAGGCCGGTGATGCCGTGCTGCTCGTTCCAGGCCCGGGCTTCGGCCAGCAGCTCGCTGAGTGCTTCCTCACGGAAGGCTTGCGTGGCCCGACTGCGGTAGAGCACGTGCTTGACGCGCTCATCGAGCAGCCGAAGCACCTGTTCCAGCGAGAGGGCGCCCACGGCATACTCATCCAGCAGCCCTTGTTCGTAGGCCTGGGGTTCCAGGGGCGTATTGGCGGCCAGGGCGGTGGCCCAGGCAATGGCCCGGCGCCGCGCGGCTTCCGTTGACAGATCGTTCATCCTTTTTATACGGCGGCGCCCTCGCCGCTACTAGGAATGAAGGCCGGATAACTACTTATTTATCGACGCATAACTACGGAATAACGGGCAAAAAGCGAGGCCTTGCGTATTCTCTCGGCTTTCGCTCAGTAGGAGCGGCTAGAGTATGGGCAATCTATAATCCCCTATCACCGTGGGCTGGGCACGGCATTGGTTCAGGTGTTTGTCTGGACTAGTAAACGCCTTGCCTCGTTGAGCACGGCCTTGCTCGCCTACGAGAGAAGCTAGCCCACCGTATCCAAGGCTCGCAGCAGCACGCTCAGAATCTGGCGCTGGCCCACCCGGTGTTCTTCCTCGGGATACGCTTGCAGGTAAGCCGCGCACAAGGCTTGCCCGTACTCCAGTGCCCCTTGATGGTGTAAGCGCTTCCGATCGAGCACCACGGACCACCACGCTTTTTGCAGGTGGTAGGCGGGATTCAACCACAAGTGGTCCTTCTCTACAAAGGCAAACAAGACATCGCCCAGCGCAGACTGCATGCTCCAAGATAAAAATACCCACTTACTAAACTAAGCAGCAGGAGCTTATCGCCTAGGATTGAGCCACAACGTTCTGCATCCCGGCGACGGACTACTGCCGCCGGTGCGCATTACGTAGGCTGCAACAGCCACAGCAAGCCGGCGAGCAAGGCACTCCCGAGCAGTCGTTGGCGCAGCGTATAATAGCGCGTGCTCCGGGTGGACAAGGGCTTCGCAGGCAGCGTCCCGCTGTGACGTTGAAAAAGCCAGTTTCTGTACTCATGGCCACGCCTAGAAAGCTGGAGGCCATGAGAGGAGCCAGCTAACGCCGACCACATCACGGACGCATTTGGCGGCTTATGTATTGACGGCGGGGTAGCGCTGCTCGGCTTGCGTGAGAAGAGAGAAACGCGCCGACAAGGAGTCGTTACGGGAAAAAATTGGACCTGCTATTTGACGTATCTAATTGACAGCCAAAATCCTGTATCAATGACAGGAACGGCCTGCCTAAGTAACCGGGGACAACGTAGCGCAGATAATTGCGTACATTAAGCCTGCCAGTACGGAGAAGAAGTCCGGACAAATCTGCTCCTAGTTGCGCAGCAGGCAGTCGTTTACCTAGATGCAGCCTGGAGGCTGTCGCAGACCAAAAGTCCTGTCTCGCTCCAGCCTTCAGGTAGCGGTCGTCTACGGTCTTGGCGGCAGCGAGCAGCGATTCTATCGGACTGGAAGCATGTGGTCGTCTCGCGCCGGGTGCTCGGCGACGGTTGCGAGAAGAGTGCTCGGTTACATGACTTTACTAGCATGCTCTACTCACTGGTGTATACGAGTCAGGCGACCACGCGACTCGGTGCGGCCGACGTACAAGGGTTAGTGGCAACGGCGCGGGTGTACAACGCATCTCACCACCTGACGGGGGTGTTATTTTACAGCGAGGGACAGTTTCTGCAGGTGCTGGAAGGCGAGCGGACCGAAGTTGAGGCGCTCTTTGCCAAGATTCAGCGCGATCCGCGCCACCACCAGGTGCAGGTACGGCGAGAGGAGATGGTGCGGCGGCGCGAGTTTCCCTACTGGGGCATGGGCCTGAGTTTCGTACCGGTGGGCGTGTTTACCCGGCTTGAGCAGTTTATTCCGCCCCGGCTGGGAGACGGCATGGCAAGGGAAGCGCCGCGGCCCAGTCTCCGCGGCTTGTTGCAGCCGTTCGTGCGGCAGCAGCGGTAGCCAGCAAGTAAGCGCCGGAACCCTCGAGTTGGAATAGATACCTAAACAGCTCAGCAACAATCTACTAAGGTAACGGCGGGGTGCGCCTCTCAAATCCCGTATTTACGGCAAGCACATTCCCGCGTTTATACGGGCGTGTTCCCTCACCGGGGCCGGTACCTTTAGAGAACCTTTTCTTCTTTTGGTATGGCCTACAATCGTAAGTTCGGACCCGCCGCCCAAACGCCGCAGCAACGCGCGCACATTCTGCACCAACTGCTCATCTTGGCCGCCGAAGCGCACGGCAAGCCCTCGCCGCACGACCAGCACTTATATCAGCGCTATGTCGCGGGAGAGTTGAGCTGGGTAGAGATACTCGCTTTTCAAGAAGCAAGGAAGGGCTGGAGCGGTTTGCGCGCAAGCCCGGCGAGGACTAGTTTGCCCGCTGGCAAGTACGTCGTCGACCATGCTACGAGCCGCTGCCGGTCCCGGTGTTCACCTGCTTTGCTCCCCTCTGCTGATGCGTAAACGTACTTCTTTCCCCGTATGCAGTGCGACCCTCGCCACGCAACGTACCGCCTTTTGGCAAGGCGTGGCACAACTCGAGCACAAGTATGAGGCCTACTTCCAGAGCACGCCCTCGCGGCGGAGCGTTTGGCCAGCGCACCAGCCTTCGACGCTAGCCGAGAACCTGGTGCTGCAATGTCAGATCGCCCCGGTGCGCTTGAGTTTACACCCTAGCTTGCCCAAGGAGATTGTCGAGGATAGGCAGACCTCGTTTCAGCAGATCTTTGGCTGCTACGCCTGCTAGGCCATTCGGGTCGCGCAAAGAAATGATCAGGGAGACCCTGCATTTCTCTGTACCAGCGCGATCGGGCTGCCTGTTGCTCCCTGGCAGCAAGTACACTTTCTCGCCGAGCAACAGAGTACCGGCATGTCGCGCGTGGTTACTGCTGAGCTACGAGCCACGCCATGGCGAGGGGTTCCTGGTCAGAGGTGCGGTAGACGACTGGGAACTGCTGCATGGTCTTCTTGCCGAGTAGCGTGCGTGTTCACCCGAGCCAGTGCCTGACAGGCGCTGAGCACGGCCCGGAGTAGCCAGTCGAGCAGGAACCAACTGGTATCTGCCGCGGAGAAGGGCCCCAAGCGGCGTTGATCAATCAGGACCTGGTGTCCACCGGTAGGGTATAGTTGGCCCAAGAAGGCGTCGAAAGCCGTACGCAAAGCCGAGGAACATGCGCCCGGCAACTAAACGAAGTGCACAAAACCCAGGGGATGCTAGTAAATGTGCGTTGCCTCATTCGCAAACTAGCAGGAAGTCCTTACTATACGAGTAGCCATCAACCGGAAGGAAAGAAGGAAGGTGGCCGCAAGTACTACAGAATTCTACTAGGCCGCGCTATGGCTTGCACGTTATGGTAATCACCAAGGAGCATGCTGTGGCAGGCTCTTTGCCTAAGAGTTGATCATGCGACACGCTGCCTCTTCCCCTCAGCCCTTCTGGTACCGTGCCGCTACACCAGTGCGGCCCTAACGCCGGCTTGTCCTTCAAGCTGAAGACAAGCATCGTAACGATCTCTCGTTGTTTGAGTAAACGAGCTTATCAAAGACCAAAGTGCTTTTCCACTAAAAAAGCCCAACTAGCAGCCGGGCCTTTTGTAGTAGCTGAAGACACCAGGTACGGGTCCGTTTGGCTTAGAAGATAAACCAGCGGTGCTTTTTGACGTGCTTGGCTTTCACTTGAGGAACAAGGGTCATGTTTTCGGTGGTGCCGCCTTTTACCTGTACTTCTTCGTCGGTGTAGCCGCCGTAGCCATATTGCAGCGTAACGGGCTGGTTCGCGGGTACACGCAGCAGGTATTCGCCCTTCGCGTCGGTGCTCACGCCGTAGAAGCTGCCCTTTTGCAGGACGGTGGCGCCTACCAGCGGCTTGCCTTCTTCGTCCAGGATACGGCCGCGGACCGTGGCCACGCGCAGCAAGCTCGCGGAGCCTTCGGTTTCGGCGGCGGCCATCGTCGACGACGCGAGGGGGGAAGTCGCCTCCGTCGTGGTGGGGCGACTCGAGCCGGCAAAGACGGCGCTACCCACGAGCGCGGTGCCCACGACCAGGGCTGCGGCCCGCTGGCGGAAACGCTGGGGCTCGGTGCGGAGCAGATCAAACTGCCGTTGTACCCAACCCACGGCTTGTACATCATGCCCTTTGCCTTTGAGCTCGTAGAAGCGACGGAGCGTCGCATCCGCTTGTTGGCTGTTGGCTTTGATATAGGCGTCGACGGCTTCGGTATTTTTGCTGGACAGATCGCCGCGCAAATAAGCATCGCGGTAAGCAGGGAGGAGGGTACCGGTAACGGGGTGGAAGGGGGAAGCGTGAAGTTTCATACGAATGTTGCAGAGAAGGGATAGAAGGGGACAGCGGTGCTCTTGAAAGCGACAGCAAGTTCCATATAATATTTATAAATATAAATATTATAATGTATAGTATTAGAAAAATCAAAATCCACTTTTTGTACTGATGCCGGTTCTGTTAGGCCTACGATGCCTTTCTACTGCATTACTGGCCATCAAACTCTCTTGGCAATAAAGTCTGCGTAAACAGATTCCTAAAAATATACAAAATTCCTATTTTGAGAATAATGCACGCAAATCGCTTTTTATCAGTTATTTAGCACTATATCCAGAATAAATTGAACCGCTTATCTGCTTTGTTATTTACTAGGTGGCTTACAAACTACTTTTCCACATCATAGTGAATCGTCCGTTCAGGCAGGGCGCAGCAACTCTTCCGAGCTCCGGTGGCTTTTATCTCATAATGGGAAACAAGCCCAGCAAGTGGGGAGGAGATGTATTAAATTATCTTAATGTTTCCTCTAGGTCGCGCTGCTACCCTCTTGTAAGTTTGCGCCGTTATTATCTGTTATTCGTAAGTTGCTCTTAAACGTAAGAAAGCTCAGCAGCTACGCTGGGTTTTCTTTTTAGCTAGACTTAGGTATAGTGCGCCAGCAAAGAAGTCATACCACTGTTGCCTTGCAAGCTCACAATTGACTGAGAGCCCTGCCTTCCAGACCGAATGCTTGTCCACTTAGGGAGGTTGGCAGTGGCAACTTTCCTGGTCTGGTCGACGCTAAATTCGAAATCAGCCACTACATCACTTACTTAAACGCTGAACGACGTCATTCTTTGCTTGGCTATCAAACCCCCAATCACTTAGAAATTTAATTTTAAACAATGTCCCTTTGGTGTTCGGCTTAGCTAACCCACCCTAGCCCTGCGCGCCCGCCTCAAGCGGGCCGAGCAAGAGCTCGGCATTTTAGGTCATCTTCGGCTAGCCGACCCAGTGAGCGCCTACCAGCACATCGCGCAGCGGGCTGTCGCCGTGCCCGTCCGCCAGCTTTGCCAAGAGCTGCGCAAGGCTCCGGCCGCCTGTTATGCGTGGAAGCGCCGTCGGCAGGTGCCGGCCGACTAAGCCGGCTTGGCAAGTAGCCCTGCGCGAGGCGTTTGCCTACCACTTCCATCGCTACGGCACGCGCCGGCTGCGCGTAGAAGTGTAAGCGCAGGGC from Hymenobacter sp. GOD-10R carries:
- a CDS encoding BLUF domain-containing protein — protein: MNDLSTEAARRRAIAWATALAANTPLEPQAYEQGLLDEYAVGALSLEQVLRLLDERVKHVLYRSRATQAFREEALSELLAEARAWNEQHGITGLLCYSDRQFVQLLEGTAAQVDLLYARIQRDPRHRQVTTLSTAYDAQRFFADWQMAFITAEEGEFHWVLTSLQQTTHSASLAEQYVRDSHLRTLLEAFSQA
- a CDS encoding BLUF domain-containing protein — protein: MLYSLVYTSQATTRLGAADVQGLVATARVYNASHHLTGVLFYSEGQFLQVLEGERTEVEALFAKIQRDPRHHQVQVRREEMVRRREFPYWGMGLSFVPVGVFTRLEQFIPPRLGDGMAREAPRPSLRGLLQPFVRQQR
- a CDS encoding carboxypeptidase-like regulatory domain-containing protein; translated protein: MKLHASPFHPVTGTLLPAYRDAYLRGDLSSKNTEAVDAYIKANSQQADATLRRFYELKGKGHDVQAVGWVQRQFDLLRTEPQRFRQRAAALVVGTALVGSAVFAGSSRPTTTEATSPLASSTMAAAETEGSASLLRVATVRGRILDEEGKPLVGATVLQKGSFYGVSTDAKGEYLLRVPANQPVTLQYGYGGYTDEEVQVKGGTTENMTLVPQVKAKHVKKHRWFIF